The sequence TTGCTCCAAATaattctcctcagggctggtatTGTATCCAATCCTGGGTCAgaggtattctattgctgcgtttgccataaacggctccaccctCGGTTAGgagcaataagtgcaacgggtgtagccaccttaagacctgttcaggccttaagtcacatagagagtggtccacacggtatatGGCCACGTGTTATTCCCGCCACCAGGCGTCCGATGCCTTAAGGGGCGGcacactaccaaccgccaccacaagcCATACCTCCACGGTAAGGAGTTTATCggcgcaacacaactccccaaaCATAGCGCATCCTCTTCcatcctgctccaaccccagtgcggagacaaaccagcagctcttggtcccccgcacagtctgttccgtgtgccAGACCAGAATACCTCGGAACCTGACATgagtcaaatgcaatttttgcaatGGCTGTGCCACTTTCGCAGATGctctggcctgcgcaccacccgtgagtggacaactgactTCGTTGTTTCCTGCTGCAGAGCCTTGCTCCCGCAACCGCCCCCCGTGGCATGGCCGCCCACCActatcaggccgcaacaacaacagcggaaCACACAGCAGGCCCAACATAGACAACCACACGCGTCCCTCACACTCCAAGTTACAACTGCAACTTCAAGCTTCTACAATTGAACTGTAATGGACTCACGAGCAAGGTAGAGGAGGTCGTCATCgatttgatctttccaacgtagatgaGGATGTCCTGTTTTTGCGGGTTCCACCAGTGCAAAGatcaccttctttgctggagcgttATTCCATTCTGTTCACTCCCGCGTTCATTCGCTCAACGTGACCTGGGCAGCACAGCCGCTGAATTTTAATGCGCTTCACTATGTTGATGTCGgcgtacagctcgtggttcctTATCTTATTCGGTATGGACCCTAGATCTTGcggagaatttttctctcgaaagctCCGAATAACCGCCCATCTGTGTTCGTTAATGTCCAGGACTCAGCGCCATATAGTAAGACCGGGAGGATGAGTAATTTATAGCGCTTTTTTTGGTGCATCGAGAGAGGGATCTGCTTTTCGATTGCTTACCGCGCACAAAGTAGCACCTGTCAGCAAGAGTTATTCTTCGCTGAATAACTTGGctgacgttgttgttggtgttaatgctggatcCTAGGTAACCAAAGTGCTGGACTACGACGAGCTCGTAATTGTCAATCGCAACCTCCAAATGctgttcaaattaaaaaaaaacaaaattaaatataaaagaaaaaaagttaaaacttggtACTTCATCGcgttcctattattttgaacacaggtgtatgtagatatgtatctacaagcctacatatacatattattttatcttatatATACATCTGCATTTGTACAAACATGCCAAAATGCATGTACACAAAATACAgataatgaaacaaaatttaggAGACTAAAACgcctacaaaaaaagaaaaataaacgacAAAAGCTGAACTGATAAGtttctcctttttttgtttttctgcttgGCAAGAAGGCAAATATTATATAGAAATAATTGTGcctttaaattgaatttaacaaattttgcttcaattaaaatcgaaatttaaTAGTATTTTTATGGTTTAtacaccaatggacatctcgcgcagggctagggataaacgcggaAAAACGGACGAAGAACTATTCCGTCGAATAAAGGAAGTACAAGATCccggcgtggaacctcccgaagctaggcaacaacgaagtacttctcaaagatcatgcaGGGTACTTCGGAGAAATACTGGAgagtaaattgctgtggaagcacaatgtcgaggaaagggtgaaaaaggccagtaacgcGTTGTGCGCATGTTAAAGAATgttgggcgttacttggggtctatcaccctcactgatgcattggtgctacacggcagtagtttgaccgatattgctgtatgtgatcctagtatggtggactgcgacaagaaaactgacatacttaatgccactggaaaggattcagcgactcgctgctctgtgcataattGGAGCGATGACAACCACTTCAatggcggcgctggaaatgatactcagcatgccacctattgaccttgtGGCGGAAaatctggcagcgaaatccgcgggTATTCCTTGaagtattcacctgcagaaccttcggtcacagctcaataggaaagtggagctcaggttgcacagactacatgactcggtactttaattgggagagaaggtttcgcactacaattgaagaggagggatggcacaaaggcatgaagcctggccatagaacttttcacatctacacagacggctgtaaaactttagacggagtgggagcgggcatttactgctcaaaactagagattaggcagcctatcaagctgctcGATcagagcagtattttccaagcggaagtttttgctgtggggaaagccgcggagctagcctacacaagaacaagaaagaactcaataattaatatatacgtgggcAGTCAagtagcaataaaagcaataagctcatatcaaaaatgttcaacggagcagggaggccatagaaaggctagccgcaaacagtaggctgcatatctactgggtacctggtcacaaaggcaaaCGAAAtaatagatgagatagcaaaaagtgtaaaaatggtagtctaacttgaacaagagaacggcatacaaaaaccgctaaatacaggacgaaatggacgactacatgaaaaagcgagtggaaggtaggtggactaatctgaccacatgcaaaacagcaaaagttatgtgtagaactaacgacaaaaaaactAACTCAATTCGTACTTCCTCTCacacgaaaggactgcagaactataaTAGGTATGCTGAccggtcataatctattggctgcacatgcgtacaagatagggagtGCTAACacagacaaatgcaggaaatataGAGagaatgttgaggaaactttagaacatcttctgtgcgtctgtccggCATTACTAAAAACGCGCTTAAAATGCCTGAGatcccattgtttgagggtctggaggacgtctcaaaagcggatctcccagcgctgcttagatttgCCAAAAAGCGCTGATATCTCActtgatgtctactttcggtattcatagatgtcggtctccatctggtatcgctagggaccaaaaggtctatgcgtggtttaatgccaaccaggttaacctaacctagcccttattgtttatattttcagctaatcatcattttattttgttagatTTTCGCTTCTTCTTTTTCACCTATTCTattgtaggttcgaatctcggtgaaaacaccaaaattaagaaaaacatttttctaatagcggtcgcccctcggcaggcaatggcaaaccttcgagtgtatttctgccatgaaaaagctcctcataaaaatatctgccgttcggagtcggcttgaaactgtaggtccctccatttgtggaataacatcaagacgcacaccacaaataggtggaggagctcggccaaacacccaaaaagggtgtatggccaattatatatatatattgtaggACTAAGACCTGTTTTTTCAACGAAAAAGCTTGAATTTATGTTTACATTTTAAagaataaattttgcatttttaataattttgcagatctgctaattttgcatttgttttgtcATCTGCTTCCAGCTCTCACCATGGGTAACCAGCAGGCACTGGTGTTCCTAGTGCTCATCGCACTGAGTGCATTTCAGTTGACACTCACCAGCACATTGCATTCGGCCGAAGAATCGTTGTATGAGGAGAATAACATCTTGAATGATGTAGCCAAGGAGGATACGCTAGACTGGGAGCATTCGATAGAGCATGGCATCCGCATTTCCACACCCAAAGTGAAGGAGATACCGATCAGCTCGACAACGGCCACTGAAACGGCGCGCACAACAGGCGGCGTAGCGACGGCGGCAAAGCATGCCAAAAAATCGGCCACAAAAACAATGTCTACGGCTGCGACACATCCACAGTTGAGCGATGATGCGATCAACACACTGATCGAAGAAACTGAACATGCCGAACATCGGCAGCTGAACGATGAGACGCTCAACGATCTGATTGAAGCATCCAAACATAGCGCCGCACTTGCCGATGATCCAAGGTAACCAAGCTTAAGCTGTGATGTGCAAATACGATGCGTACGAGTGTGCGTGCATTGAACGCTCTTGACCACGCTattattgatattatttttttttttttaatttattttagattCAATAAATTGTTGCCCAATAAATTCAAGTCGGAGAACTCCACCGCCACGACTAACAAAAGTGAGGAGAATTACTATGATTATGACTCCGATGATTACGACGATGAGTACAGCTATGACGATGAGCTGGTTAATACAGAGTCTGCGCAGAAGGTGAAAACCAGCACAACCGCCAAGCCAAGGGGCGAAATGAATGCAGCAGCGAAGAATAGCAAGAAGGTGGAAATGAAACCGATCAAGGAAGAAAAACTGGTCAGTGTTTGTTAACTAAGTTTGCTCACATCCATaacttacttttatttatataaactttagtCATCTTCCAAGTCAAAGGATACCCAAACGGCTGATAGCAATAAGGAGCAGAGTGTGAAGAAAATCGAAGACTTGGACGAAGATgactatgatgatgatgacgacgaCGACGAAGATGGTAACGAAGACGACGATATTACCGATGATGAAGAGATTGTGTTCAATCAGAATGTGCCTTGCCCAAGGTACTGTGTCTGCGCACGCAATGTTAACAGTTATTTGGTAGCGACTTGCAGCAGATTTGATCCTGAAACACAGAAATTCGGTTCGGATATTACCGATCTGATCGTGACCGATGTCGGACCGAAATATCCCATATTATTGGGCCCAGAATTCTTCCTGCAAATGGGTTTGAAATATGTGTCTTCGATTAAAATTTCGAATTGCACCATTGAATTCCTGCATCCGGATGCTTTCCATGGCTTGGACGAACTGTACTCGGTGAATTTGACAAATGTTGGTTTGGCTGTCATTAATCCCAACACTTTCTCCAAGAATAAGAAATTGCGACTGCTGACCATATCAGGCAACGATTTGAGTGTAATGTCCAATGTGCACTTCCTTTTAAATGTAAGTAAAACGACAAAAATTTGTCAACGCAAAGGGGATTTCAGGGATAGGGGCATGCAAGTAActgtttcaaatacaaatacaattctttttgtttttttttatccgaagggggaaCCTTACATACATACCGCCCACAtagacggcatgcacgattcatactgatcgctaaaggtgcacctcattcgggaccagGCACAGTCCATATTAACttactaaactggacttgcgaaacagtacacctacgtactaaaccctaactccgaccTCTGTAGCTTTTGTTTACTctgcggtaccgccgtttaagcattgTATCGCAGCGCCAAGCTGGCCAGTATGGCTCTTCATATATGTTTCTGTCTCTGTCTACCCTTCATTACTTGTTTGCCTTCTTTGTATACTGCGTTCCCATTCATTTTTCCGCAGTTCCCGTAACGCATTTGCGGGCCATTCTCTCATCTTGGCCCAGCATGTGATTTATGTACAATTTTGCCTGAGGTTATTCTTTCTTTAATCATTTCTTCAATTGACGTTCTCTCagatgcgtatctcgggcaggaTAAGAAGATATGTTTCGCGTACTCACTACCGTTGCTGCAGAACGAGCAGTCTGCTGCATCCTCATGGCCGAATCTTTGAAGATGTATCTGTAGATGGCCGAGTCTCTGTAGCATCCATGTCCCGTCAGGAACTGTGTCAAGTAATAATCCGTGTCACCATTTCTTCTCTCAACTCATGCCTGCACGCTTCTGAAGAGTTTATGCATCCACCTCCCTTTTGTCACTAGGTTCCAGCGATTTTACCACTCATTTATGCTTCCTTGTCCTTCTTCCTTACGCTCTTCCGCCGTTAGTCGCCTCTTAaggcttttggctttgtcgtaGACTCTACCCAGTTCGGAGGCCATTATATTTGGTGGCATTATACCCGATATGACACACACCGCTTGATACGACATTGTCCTGAAAGCGCAGGCAACTCTAAGGGCACTTAGTCTAACTATTTCCGACTTCTTCGCGTATGTTTTTTGTATCAGACCTTTcctgccggtctggcactcctcaagtagcactaaagcgcactgccccaggatgtcgaagaaaggagcacccaatgatcttaatcgtctagctgccaaacccggatatttacagagaaaatgctcaacagtcttcttctctgaaaggtccccacaacttctgcaatgggggttaaatggtaacgcTACCTTTTCCGCGTGGGTGAcgatccagtgaccggtaaacacagctacgagtttggaaattgaatggcgaggattccaaaggactttctgagtccttcgtatattgtactggcgccaaagggttttcgaaatagcacatgaagaaatggagctccatcttttctgcgctttcatgAAAGTTTGTGCAGTTCTCCTTTAAgaacagtcagggggatgccgatgcccgggtagaaggtctctgaggccaattcagttcccttcctggcaagctcatcagctatTTCATTTCCgtgtatgttcctatgtcctggaacccagatcagagaaatgttacctgcacacccaagagatttgatctcttccttacaggagtttactagttaaGTATTTTTCACCAATTTATGGTTTAAATCTTGATGCTGGCTCCATAGAATAgattggttttttatgaaatactTTTTCACAAGAGATAAATATGTACCCGTAAGTTTGCCACTGCCGGCAAAGAAGCGATCGCTATTCACAAAAAATAACATGTCTAGCTCTTCAATTCTTGGACAAATGCTAGTCATGCACAAACTCATTCGACAACGGCAGTCACCGCCTACTTCCTTAGAAGAGCAAATAAACTCTAGCAAAGCagccgccgtagacgaatgggttggtgcgtgactaccattcgcaattcacagagagaacgtcagttcgaatctcggtcaccaaaattaagaaaaagttttttctaatagcggtcgccctcggcaggaaatggcagacctccaagtgtatttctcccatgaaaaagcacctcataaaaatatttgccgttcgaagtcggcttgaaactgtaggtccctccaattgtggaacaacattaacacgcacatcacaaataggaggaggagctcggcaaaaccaCCCGGAAAAGGTGTATGAAGCAACGAAATTTCTCTGCTGGAACTCCGCATAGTTATTTTATGCCCCTATTGAACAAGTTTTGCTACCCGAACTGCAacttattttttcttcctttttttcttttgtattttctcCTTTCAGTCCTCGAGCATTGAGGAGCTGGATCTGTCACGTAACAATTTAATGGAGCTGCACCCACAAGCATTCTCTCAACTCTCCAATGTTGTGTACATCAATCTATCGCAGAATAACTTGCAGAAGATTCCCGAACATGTCTTCGATTCCGTAGAGACCATCGAGGAATTGGATCTGTCGTACAACGCCTTAAAATCTCTACCATCCACTGCCTTCAATCGCACTGCACTTGCCATTTTGCATCTAAAATACAACTCCATTACCGGCGACTTGCACTTTGGCACTGGCGATCTGCAACAACTTGACTTGAGCTTCAATAATATGAAACACATCCATCATGGCATGTTCGATAGAATGACTGGCCTCACTAACCTCAACCTCAAGGGTAATGGTATTTCATCGATCCAGCCGGATTCCTTTTTGGCGCTCAAGAGTCTGCGTCACATTGATTTGTCCATCAATGACTTGGATCAGATCAATAGCATGGTCTTCTTTAAGAATTCCGAATTGGATGTCATACGCCTGAACGACAATCCACGTCTGAGTCAGCTGCCTACTGATGGTTTCCACAGCCATAGTGGCTTCTTTACCGTTTACTTTTTGGACATATCGA is a genomic window of Anastrepha ludens isolate Willacy chromosome 6, idAnaLude1.1, whole genome shotgun sequence containing:
- the LOC128868217 gene encoding uncharacterized protein LOC128868217, which encodes MGNQQALVFLVLIALSAFQLTLTSTLHSAEESLYEENNILNDVAKEDTLDWEHSIEHGIRISTPKVKEIPISSTTATETARTTGGVATAAKHAKKSATKTMSTAATHPQLSDDAINTLIEETEHAEHRQLNDETLNDLIEASKHSAALADDPRFNKLLPNKFKSENSTATTNKSEENYYDYDSDDYDDEYSYDDELVNTESAQKVKTSTTAKPRGEMNAAAKNSKKVEMKPIKEEKLSSSKSKDTQTADSNKEQSVKKIEDLDEDDYDDDDDDDEDGNEDDDITDDEEIVFNQNVPCPRYCVCARNVNSYLVATCSRFDPETQKFGSDITDLIVTDVGPKYPILLGPEFFLQMGLKYVSSIKISNCTIEFLHPDAFHGLDELYSVNLTNVGLAVINPNTFSKNKKLRLLTISGNDLSVMSNVHFLLNSSSIEELDLSRNNLMELHPQAFSQLSNVVYINLSQNNLQKIPEHVFDSVETIEELDLSYNALKSLPSTAFNRTALAILHLKYNSITGDLHFGTGDLQQLDLSFNNMKHIHHGMFDRMTGLTNLNLKGNGISSIQPDSFLALKSLRHIDLSINDLDQINSMVFFKNSELDVIRLNDNPRLSQLPTDGFHSHSGFFTVYFLDISNCAIGALGHKTFSTLPHLATLKLAWNNINNLERDTFASLTKLTELDLSNNLIARLDELLFMNNNELTKLNLAGNPIRKLSVRLFMPLGKLRELDVSDCELASLLSENQYGMGRKYKFYDTLRSFNASSNQIKRVSSGDVRSFKNLRTLDISHNPLKCNEDFQDFISYVSLTPNLGTNKLPTLANLDGDTSFVDYQPQADWAALAHEVCRHQEGTTIKTKQKSLEKRIEQVDKVLDNDAKSLWKIVENTKSYKHKILKDTDKSEVVIAGGLDEASAEEEENNAEEDKDDEEDENDSEYDDDDEDDEDDEDDDEDDNNKKNNNNNEEAEAEKKIDITKLHDFGMHVEEVDLHKETKDQFLLNKFLLNGDESNESNADEEIIIERGHVYYVGYKFLLPVIVIVTCLLMLLIVIAKIVTVVVRKRGERYRMALLASSNNSIVYQKLTEDIKPKVKEPKVPKVHRYAPINQV